Proteins from a genomic interval of Catenulispora sp. GP43:
- a CDS encoding penicillin-binding transpeptidase domain-containing protein codes for MAGKQRQGNRTTRTVTAAIVTVAAVAAASVALWLRSDHGTEPTAKNGLRGPGGPGGSAATSSDAAPATPDAVAKDFLAAWASGDYTKAGSLTDNAAAAGPRLQAVMKSLNPKSAQLILGSQVPATGASPDSATRYTFSVVDSFDGGLQWSYNSTLAVAPAAGNANSLLVHWSSAVIHPQLGAQANLTATPPPATVVDDTGQPLLASAHPGLVTVLSRLATAKQPGGAAPTALQITFVDANTGAPIAGSTPVALGTAPSGATSQISSTLDARVQTAAEKALSAYPNSGMVVIKPSTGGVLAMAGNSQTTAGLAYHALRAPGSTFKTITTAALLQTGLKPSDPAPCPPTSTVGSQTYHNDEGLKNGYPNATLTDAFEQSCNTSYVGLRNRLSGLSALENEAKTQFGLNQPWDMGLGSATYCTAGNEQVPAADGQERFAAETFGQGDITMCPLTMASVAATVASGTFKQPILVPGQSQAAATPLPATVDTELKTLMRGVITEGTATSLRGISPTLGAKTGTAERQNEDPDSWMIAMDPQHDIAVACVVLNGGFGDVKAGPAIKAMLNGIGIGIG; via the coding sequence GGTGGCGGCCGCTTCCGTGGCTCTCTGGCTGCGGTCCGACCACGGCACCGAGCCGACGGCGAAGAATGGTCTGAGGGGCCCGGGCGGGCCGGGCGGCTCGGCGGCGACGTCGTCGGACGCCGCCCCCGCGACGCCGGACGCGGTGGCGAAGGACTTCTTGGCGGCGTGGGCATCGGGGGACTACACCAAGGCCGGCTCGCTCACCGACAACGCGGCGGCTGCCGGGCCGCGGTTGCAGGCGGTGATGAAGTCGCTGAATCCCAAGTCCGCCCAGCTCATTCTCGGATCACAGGTCCCTGCGACCGGTGCTTCGCCGGACTCGGCGACCCGCTACACCTTCAGCGTCGTGGATTCCTTCGACGGAGGGTTGCAGTGGAGCTACAACTCCACCCTCGCCGTGGCCCCGGCGGCGGGGAACGCGAACAGCCTCCTGGTCCACTGGTCCTCGGCCGTCATCCATCCGCAACTCGGCGCGCAGGCGAACCTCACCGCGACCCCGCCGCCCGCGACCGTCGTCGACGACACCGGCCAGCCGCTCCTGGCGTCGGCGCATCCCGGTCTGGTGACCGTGCTCTCGCGGCTGGCGACCGCCAAGCAGCCCGGCGGCGCGGCGCCGACCGCGCTCCAGATCACCTTCGTCGACGCGAACACCGGCGCGCCGATCGCCGGGAGCACGCCGGTCGCGCTCGGCACGGCGCCGAGCGGCGCCACGTCGCAGATCTCTTCCACGCTCGACGCTCGCGTCCAGACCGCGGCCGAGAAGGCGCTGAGCGCGTACCCGAACTCCGGCATGGTGGTCATCAAGCCGAGCACCGGCGGCGTCCTGGCGATGGCCGGCAACTCCCAGACCACGGCGGGCCTGGCGTATCACGCGCTGCGCGCGCCGGGCTCGACGTTCAAGACCATCACCACCGCGGCTCTGCTCCAGACCGGTCTGAAGCCTTCGGACCCGGCGCCGTGTCCGCCGACCTCGACGGTCGGGTCGCAGACCTACCACAACGACGAGGGCCTGAAGAACGGCTACCCGAACGCGACCCTGACCGACGCCTTCGAGCAGTCCTGCAACACCTCCTACGTCGGACTGCGCAACCGGCTGTCGGGCTTGTCCGCGCTGGAGAACGAGGCGAAGACGCAGTTCGGCCTGAACCAGCCGTGGGACATGGGACTGGGCTCGGCGACGTACTGCACGGCGGGCAACGAGCAGGTCCCCGCGGCCGACGGCCAGGAGCGCTTCGCCGCCGAGACCTTCGGCCAGGGCGACATCACGATGTGCCCGCTGACGATGGCCTCGGTCGCCGCGACCGTGGCCAGTGGCACCTTCAAACAGCCGATCCTGGTGCCGGGGCAGAGTCAGGCGGCGGCGACGCCGTTGCCGGCCACGGTCGACACCGAGCTCAAGACCCTGATGCGCGGGGTCATCACGGAGGGCACCGCCACCTCGCTGCGCGGCATCAGCCCGACGCTCGGCGCGAAGACCGGGACGGCCGAGCGCCAGAACGAGGACCCGGACAGCTGGATGATCGCGATGGATCCGCAGCACGACATCGCGGTGGCCTGCGTGGTGCTGAACGGCGGGTTCGGGGACGTCAAGGCGGGGCCGGCGATCAAGGCGATGCTGAACGGGATCGGGATCGGGATCGGCTGA